A window of Otariodibacter oris genomic DNA:
ATGACGGCTTTTATACCTTTATTTTCCATCGATAATAGGAAAGTAAGAACTATCGCTAGGAAAAAGGCAACACATAACGAAACGACAGTAAGCAATAAGCTAGTCGGAATCCCTTGTGCTATTGCCATAAAATAATCGTATAACATTATTCAACTCCTCTCTCAAAGCGAGTAAAGCGTAATTCTAATCTACGAATAATCACTTGGCTGACTAAGGTGATCACTAAATAAATCAATGCAGCGAAGCCATACCACGTAAATGGTTCATGAGTTGAAGTATTAACAAGTTCTGTTTGACGCATTAAATCACTCACGCCAATCAATGAAACTAGAGCGGTATCTTTTAACAACACGAGCCATTGGTTACTTAATCCAGGTAAAGCATGTCGCCAAACTTGTGGCATGATGATATTCACAAAAGTGTAAGCTCGACTTAATCCAAGTGCTGCACCCGATTCCCATTGTCCAATAGGAATAGCTTGAATCGCTCCCCTTAACGTTTGTGAAGCATAAGCTGCAAAAATAAGAGAAAGTGCAACTACACCACTACTAAAAGGACTAAATTCAATATATTCACCGACAATAAGCTCTAGTACTTCTGGGGCGCCAAAATAAATTAAGAAAACCACCAAAATTTCTGGTAAACCACGCAAGAGTGCAATAAAAACGCTTGCAGGCTTATTGATCACAGCCCATTTATTCGTTTCTAATGAAACAAAAACAATAGACAAGATAAGTCCTAAGATTAAGGAACAAACCGCCAACCCTAAGGTCATTAGGGCTGCGGTTGAAATTAAGGGAAGATAATCCAAAAACATAGATTAGTTACTCATCCATTTATCATAAATTTTTTGATATTCACCATTTTCTTTAATTGCAGCGAGACCTTTATTTAATTCAGCAACAAGCTCGGTATTTGATTTTTTCACCGCAATGCCTAAACCGTTATTGAAATAACGTTTATCTGTTACTTTTTCGCCCACAAAGCCCACTTCTGGATTTTTAGTGAACATATCTTTTAACACGT
This region includes:
- the artQ gene encoding arginine ABC transporter permease ArtQ, whose product is MFLDYLPLISTAALMTLGLAVCSLILGLILSIVFVSLETNKWAVINKPASVFIALLRGLPEILVVFLIYFGAPEVLELIVGEYIEFSPFSSGVVALSLIFAAYASQTLRGAIQAIPIGQWESGAALGLSRAYTFVNIIMPQVWRHALPGLSNQWLVLLKDTALVSLIGVSDLMRQTELVNTSTHEPFTWYGFAALIYLVITLVSQVIIRRLELRFTRFERGVE